A single region of the Pontimicrobium sp. SW4 genome encodes:
- a CDS encoding PIG-L family deacetylase → MQKFKLAIAIALFSTIITYGQQPKKPSTSEIYEAVQKLNVLGSVLYVAAHPDDENTRLISYMSNHVKARTAYLSVTRGDGGQNLIGPEIRELLGVIRTQELLAARHVDGGEQRFTRANDFGYSKHPDETFAIWDKEKVLGDVIWAIRQFKPDVIINRFDHRNPGTTHGHHTGSAMLSMEAFDMVADKNSYPDQLKHVDTWQPKRLFFNTGWWFYGSQENFEKADKSGMLNFDVGVFYPHKGLSNNEVASLASSQHLCQGFGRLTTRGSQQEYIEFLKGEFPENKDNIFSGIDTSWNRVKDGKAIGDILYKVEKNFNFRDPSVHLDDLVNAYKLLQNIEDKHWKDIKINELKHIIEACTGLYLEVSSNTPTTSSGSDITLNFETLNRSNASLKLMSYQVSSNNNSIEKNQTLLPNVKEVFKQEITLPRSIKTTTPYWLEEKGTLGVYKVDDQTLIGKPETPRGLTVDFNVMVNNTLITFTKDVVYRYSKPDKGELYRPFEIIPEVSTSISNKVIIFENDKQKEIQVIVKAGRDNIEGSITLEHPKDWNVYPQQQKVTIENKGETQKLVFTVIPPKFQSEGTLVPKVSVNGKTYSKELIEIDYSHIPFQTVLLPSESKIVRLDIQKRGENIAYIEGAGDVVPESLQQIGYNVVKIKPEDITSENLARFDAVVVGIRAYNIVDELKFKQDILFDFVEQGGNMIVQYNTSRGVKVDNIAPFDLKLSRDRVTDENAEVRILNPDHELLNFPNKITSKDFDGWTQERGLYFPNEWSKEFTPLISINDKGETPKDGSLLIAKHGKGHYIYTGLSFFREFPAGVSGAYRLFSNMLSIGKDNINLNKKLTD, encoded by the coding sequence ATGCAAAAATTTAAATTAGCAATTGCCATTGCTCTTTTTTCTACAATAATTACTTACGGCCAACAACCAAAAAAACCAAGTACTTCCGAAATTTATGAAGCGGTACAAAAACTAAATGTTTTAGGTTCTGTGTTATATGTAGCTGCACATCCTGATGACGAAAACACACGTCTTATCTCGTATATGTCCAATCATGTTAAGGCTAGAACAGCTTATCTATCTGTGACTCGTGGTGATGGTGGACAGAATTTAATTGGACCAGAAATTCGAGAATTATTAGGTGTTATTCGTACGCAAGAATTATTAGCTGCGAGACATGTAGATGGTGGCGAACAACGTTTTACAAGAGCTAACGATTTTGGATATTCTAAACATCCTGACGAAACCTTTGCTATTTGGGATAAAGAAAAAGTATTAGGTGATGTTATTTGGGCCATACGACAATTTAAACCAGATGTTATTATAAATAGGTTCGACCATAGAAACCCAGGAACCACACATGGTCATCATACAGGTTCAGCCATGTTAAGCATGGAAGCTTTTGATATGGTTGCAGACAAAAATAGTTACCCAGACCAATTAAAACACGTGGATACCTGGCAACCTAAAAGATTATTCTTTAATACTGGTTGGTGGTTTTATGGGAGTCAAGAAAATTTTGAAAAAGCCGATAAAAGTGGAATGCTAAACTTTGATGTTGGTGTATTCTATCCACATAAAGGATTGTCAAATAACGAAGTGGCGTCACTAGCAAGTAGCCAACATTTATGTCAAGGATTTGGTCGCTTAACAACACGTGGGTCACAGCAAGAATACATAGAATTTTTAAAAGGAGAATTCCCAGAAAATAAAGACAATATCTTTTCTGGAATCGACACATCTTGGAATCGTGTTAAAGACGGAAAAGCTATTGGAGACATTTTATATAAGGTAGAAAAAAACTTCAATTTTAGAGACCCTTCCGTTCATTTAGACGATTTAGTTAACGCATATAAACTTCTACAAAACATTGAAGATAAGCATTGGAAAGACATAAAAATCAATGAATTAAAACATATTATTGAAGCGTGTACAGGGTTGTACTTAGAAGTGTCATCAAATACACCAACAACAAGTAGCGGAAGTGATATTACATTAAATTTCGAAACACTTAATAGAAGTAATGCTAGCTTAAAATTAATGTCTTACCAAGTGTCTTCAAATAATAATTCAATAGAAAAAAATCAAACACTTTTACCAAATGTAAAGGAGGTTTTTAAACAAGAAATCACCTTACCTAGAAGCATAAAAACAACCACACCTTACTGGCTTGAAGAAAAAGGAACTTTAGGAGTATATAAGGTAGATGACCAAACGTTAATTGGGAAACCAGAAACACCTAGAGGTTTAACTGTCGATTTTAATGTAATGGTTAATAATACGCTTATCACATTTACTAAAGATGTTGTATATCGCTACTCAAAACCAGATAAAGGGGAATTATATAGACCTTTCGAGATTATTCCAGAAGTATCTACTAGCATTAGCAATAAAGTAATCATTTTTGAAAACGACAAGCAAAAAGAAATTCAAGTGATTGTAAAAGCTGGTAGAGATAATATAGAAGGGTCCATTACCCTTGAACATCCTAAAGATTGGAATGTATATCCACAACAACAAAAAGTGACGATAGAAAATAAAGGAGAAACTCAAAAGTTAGTATTTACGGTTATTCCACCAAAATTCCAAAGTGAAGGAACGCTTGTACCAAAAGTATCTGTTAACGGAAAAACCTATTCAAAAGAATTAATAGAAATAGATTATAGCCACATTCCTTTTCAAACAGTGTTATTGCCAAGCGAAAGTAAAATTGTTCGCTTAGACATTCAAAAACGCGGTGAAAATATTGCTTATATAGAAGGAGCTGGCGATGTTGTTCCTGAAAGTTTACAACAAATAGGCTATAACGTAGTAAAAATAAAACCTGAAGATATTACTTCTGAAAATTTAGCGCGTTTTGATGCCGTTGTTGTTGGGATTAGGGCTTATAACATTGTAGATGAACTAAAATTTAAGCAAGATATTTTGTTTGATTTTGTAGAGCAAGGTGGCAATATGATTGTGCAATACAATACTAGCAGAGGTGTTAAGGTCGATAACATTGCTCCTTTCGATTTAAAACTATCGAGAGACAGAGTTACCGACGAAAACGCGGAAGTAAGAATATTAAATCCAGACCACGAACTTTTAAATTTCCCAAATAAAATTACGTCAAAAGATTTTGATGGTTGGACTCAAGAACGTGGACTCTACTTCCCTAACGAATGGAGTAAAGAGTTTACACCTCTTATTTCAATAAACGATAAAGGAGAAACACCTAAAGATGGAAGCTTATTGATTGCCAAACATGGTAAAGGACATTATATCTATACAGGATTAAGCTTTTTTAGAGAGTTTCCTGCAGGCGTTTCTGGAGCCTATAGACTTTTCTCAAATATGTTATCTATTGGGAAGGATAATATTAATTTAAACAAAAAACTAACTGACTAA
- a CDS encoding septum formation inhibitor Maf translates to MKTHNNKSITSFLIAVLLIVSISCKNNEDKKTTKLSSNTKYRELSDEFKDYWYAGEAEITSYELEQARYGEIRKGHAVLIYVTEDFLPVEQVKANNQNPENISVLKLNATKKFNTGIYPYSIMQSTFYPLPKVEHAIKISSSIQEWCGQTYMQLNNKKDFEINSHSYFEGEADQNYQLEKTILENELWTQLRINPKELPTGSLNIIPSFEFISLKHVELKPYQANAELKLGSYSISYPELERVLTINFNKTSPYEILSWTETTKSDSETLTTKATKLKTIKSPYWSKNSNKDSMLRETLMLK, encoded by the coding sequence ATGAAAACACATAATAACAAAAGCATTACTAGCTTTCTTATAGCAGTTCTTTTAATTGTTAGTATATCTTGTAAAAACAATGAAGATAAAAAAACAACCAAACTATCAAGTAATACAAAGTATAGAGAACTAAGCGACGAGTTTAAAGATTATTGGTATGCTGGAGAAGCAGAAATAACATCTTATGAGTTAGAACAAGCTCGCTATGGTGAAATTAGAAAAGGACATGCAGTATTAATCTATGTTACCGAAGATTTTCTTCCAGTAGAACAAGTAAAAGCAAATAACCAAAATCCTGAAAATATATCAGTTTTAAAGTTAAACGCAACCAAAAAATTCAATACAGGTATTTATCCATATTCCATCATGCAAAGCACCTTCTATCCCCTTCCAAAAGTAGAACATGCTATTAAAATATCTAGTTCAATACAAGAGTGGTGTGGACAAACCTATATGCAACTCAATAATAAGAAAGATTTTGAAATCAATTCACATTCGTACTTTGAAGGTGAGGCTGACCAAAACTACCAATTAGAAAAAACGATTTTAGAAAATGAACTTTGGACACAGCTTCGAATAAATCCAAAAGAGCTACCAACTGGAAGTTTAAACATAATTCCTTCGTTTGAATTTATTAGTTTGAAACATGTTGAGTTAAAACCATATCAAGCAAACGCTGAATTAAAATTAGGCTCTTACTCTATTAGTTATCCCGAATTAGAAAGAGTTTTAACTATTAACTTTAATAAAACATCACCTTACGAGATATTAAGTTGGACAGAAACAACTAAAAGTGATAGTGAAACATTAACTACTAAAGCAACAAAATTAAAAACCATTAAATCGCCATATTGGAGCAAAAATAGCAACAAGGATAGTATGTTAAGAGAAACTCTTATGCTTAAATAG
- a CDS encoding mechanosensitive ion channel domain-containing protein codes for MTNFLTTYQNELINTLIVFSILFTLRFIIKTAINKIGRKSGINDARIKLINRYVTVTLFLIVLLIEAFIFGAEPEDLSLVFSSVFAVIGIALFAIWSILSNITSGVIMFFSFPYKVGDKIQIHDKDFPIEAIIEDIRAFQLHLRMDNGDLVTYPNNLILQKAVTLVEKDAIDDGSDAI; via the coding sequence ATGACCAATTTCTTAACAACATATCAAAACGAGTTAATTAATACACTAATTGTTTTTTCAATTCTATTTACTTTGCGATTTATTATTAAAACTGCTATAAATAAAATAGGCAGAAAAAGCGGTATTAATGATGCAAGAATCAAACTTATTAATAGGTATGTAACCGTCACACTATTTCTTATTGTATTACTTATTGAAGCCTTTATTTTTGGTGCAGAACCAGAAGATTTATCATTAGTGTTTTCTTCAGTTTTTGCAGTTATTGGAATTGCGCTTTTTGCAATTTGGTCTATTTTAAGTAATATAACCTCTGGTGTTATCATGTTTTTTTCATTTCCATATAAAGTTGGAGACAAAATACAAATACATGATAAAGATTTTCCAATAGAAGCCATTATTGAAGATATTCGAGCTTTTCAATTACACCTTAGAATGGATAATGGCGATTTAGTGACCTATCCAAACAATTTAATTCTACAAAAAGCAGTGACTTTAGTTGAAAAAGATGCTATAGATGATGGTAGTGATGCTATATAA
- the corA gene encoding magnesium/cobalt transporter CorA codes for MAKKRTTKYKKHVGQIPGALIYTGSKLSKLFIESFDYNADHVEEKELKNIKDVLHYKTTDSITWININGLNNINEIEKIGENYDIHPLTLEDIVNTSQRPKIDEYEGYLFVVVKMLYYDNDENVVSEQVSFVLGANYVLSFQEAEGDVFDSVRDRIRTKKGRIRNLGADYLLYTLIDSVVDHYYEIIETMGNKIEELEDLLFSGNPKEDITTQIQSLKREVLKVRRAIFPLREIINRIEKIEHKLIHKKTIHFYRDIYDHIIQVSENIDIYREMIWGLMDMYMTTISNKMNEVMKVLTIIATIFIPLTFIAGIYGMNFENIPELHYKNGYFVLWGIMIVLFIGMLFYFKRKKWL; via the coding sequence ATGGCAAAAAAAAGAACTACAAAATACAAAAAACACGTTGGACAAATTCCAGGTGCTTTAATATATACAGGGAGTAAATTGTCTAAACTTTTTATTGAATCTTTTGATTACAATGCAGATCATGTTGAAGAGAAAGAGCTGAAAAACATTAAAGATGTTCTTCATTACAAAACCACCGATTCTATAACTTGGATTAACATAAATGGTCTAAATAATATTAATGAAATAGAAAAAATTGGTGAAAATTATGATATTCACCCTTTAACACTTGAAGATATTGTAAATACCTCGCAGCGCCCAAAAATAGATGAATATGAAGGATATTTATTTGTCGTTGTAAAAATGCTGTATTATGATAACGATGAAAATGTCGTTTCAGAACAAGTAAGTTTTGTGTTAGGCGCTAATTATGTATTATCTTTTCAAGAAGCCGAAGGGGATGTTTTTGATTCCGTTAGAGATAGAATAAGAACCAAAAAAGGAAGGATTCGCAATTTAGGAGCAGATTATCTACTCTATACGCTTATTGATTCTGTGGTAGACCATTACTACGAAATTATAGAAACAATGGGTAATAAAATTGAAGAGTTAGAAGACCTCCTTTTTAGTGGCAACCCAAAAGAAGATATAACCACACAAATTCAATCACTTAAACGTGAAGTTTTAAAAGTGCGACGAGCAATTTTTCCATTGCGAGAAATAATTAATAGAATTGAAAAAATTGAGCATAAACTTATTCATAAAAAAACCATTCATTTTTACCGAGACATCTATGATCATATCATTCAAGTATCAGAAAACATTGATATTTATAGAGAAATGATTTGGGGACTTATGGATATGTACATGACTACCATAAGTAATAAAATGAATGAAGTCATGAAAGTACTTACTATTATTGCAACTATATTTATTCCGCTAACCTTTATTGCTGGAATTTATGGAATGAATTTCGAGAATATTCCCGAACTGCACTATAAAAATGGGTATTTCGTATTATGGGGAATTATGATTGTTCTTTTTATTGGCATGTTATTCTACTTTAAGCGCAAAAAGTGGCTATAA
- a CDS encoding Maf-like protein: protein MLNEKLKNYRIILASGSPRRQEFFKNLGLEFDVILKPVKEEYPNRLRHFEISNYLAQLKSLPFESELQPNDILITSDTIVWHNEEALGKPRSEQEAFNMLKSMSNTTHEVITSVCFKTISSEKTIHDITKVTFKELTDDEIWYYISHFPPMDKAGAYGIQEWIGQIGVTHLEGSYFNVMGLPVHKVYQNLIDIVEK, encoded by the coding sequence ATGCTAAACGAAAAACTAAAAAATTATCGAATTATTTTAGCATCAGGCTCTCCTAGGCGTCAGGAATTTTTTAAAAATCTTGGTTTAGAATTTGATGTTATTTTAAAACCCGTAAAAGAAGAATACCCAAACCGTTTACGTCATTTTGAAATTAGCAACTATCTAGCACAGTTAAAATCCCTGCCTTTTGAAAGTGAGTTGCAGCCAAATGACATCCTCATTACTAGTGACACTATAGTTTGGCATAATGAAGAAGCTCTTGGTAAACCAAGATCAGAACAAGAGGCTTTTAACATGTTAAAATCTATGAGCAATACTACACACGAAGTCATTACTTCTGTCTGTTTTAAAACAATCTCTTCTGAAAAAACAATACATGATATTACAAAAGTGACTTTTAAAGAGTTAACTGATGATGAAATTTGGTACTACATAAGTCATTTTCCACCAATGGATAAAGCTGGCGCATATGGTATACAAGAATGGATTGGACAAATTGGAGTCACCCACTTAGAGGGTTCCTATTTTAATGTAATGGGATTACCTGTACATAAAGTATATCAAAATTTAATTGACATTGTAGAAAAATAA
- a CDS encoding geranylgeranylglycerol-phosphate geranylgeranyltransferase, which produces MTNILNLVRWKNLLLIALVQVLVKYALFESFNIQLTLHTLQFSLLVLATVFIAAAGNIINDIYDVETDLVNKPKKVIVGKIISEKTALNLFIALNVLGVGLGFYLSNTINRNGFAVIFVIISALLYIYASYLKQTCLLGNIIISILVALSILIVPIFDLIPSLTSSNRELYLDIFKIALYYALFAFIINLLREIIKDIEDINGDYKSQMKTLPIIIGRDRATMLVFALSFIPLLALINYIVSQLYNNILAVVYFLIFVLGPMLYFTIKIFSAELKKEYQHLSNVLKVIMLFGVLSLLLYPLIIN; this is translated from the coding sequence ATGACTAATATTTTAAACCTCGTCCGCTGGAAAAATCTTCTGCTTATTGCATTAGTTCAAGTTCTTGTTAAATACGCCCTTTTTGAGTCTTTTAATATTCAACTTACTTTACATACACTGCAATTCTCTTTACTTGTATTAGCTACCGTATTTATTGCAGCAGCAGGAAATATTATTAACGATATTTATGATGTTGAAACTGATTTAGTAAACAAACCAAAAAAAGTCATAGTAGGTAAAATAATTTCAGAAAAAACAGCTTTAAACTTATTTATTGCTTTAAATGTACTTGGAGTTGGTCTTGGGTTTTATTTGTCAAATACAATTAACAGAAACGGTTTTGCAGTCATATTTGTAATTATTTCTGCACTACTTTACATTTATGCATCTTACTTAAAACAAACATGTCTTCTAGGTAATATTATTATTTCAATATTAGTAGCATTAAGCATTCTAATAGTGCCTATTTTTGATTTAATTCCTTCTTTAACAAGTAGTAATAGAGAATTATACTTAGACATTTTTAAAATTGCATTATACTATGCGCTTTTTGCTTTTATAATAAATCTTTTAAGAGAAATCATTAAAGATATTGAAGATATTAATGGCGACTATAAGTCGCAAATGAAAACACTGCCAATTATTATTGGTAGAGATAGAGCAACTATGCTTGTTTTTGCGCTTTCATTTATTCCTTTACTAGCTCTAATAAATTATATTGTTTCGCAATTATATAATAACATATTAGCTGTTGTGTATTTTCTAATATTTGTGCTTGGGCCAATGCTATATTTTACAATCAAGATCTTTTCGGCAGAACTAAAAAAAGAGTATCAGCATTTATCTAATGTTTTAAAAGTAATTATGTTATTTGGTGTGTTATCTTTGTTACTATATCCATTAATTATTAATTAA